One genomic region from Diabrotica undecimpunctata isolate CICGRU chromosome 9, icDiaUnde3, whole genome shotgun sequence encodes:
- the LOC140449442 gene encoding uncharacterized protein, producing MNAHTAKIFENLRQSRLDSAKENEQKIPKKINEECNTKQKNGPGTSDVSASIPNNERILCPSVSENQLEAQSLVEIVGSSSRGPTCDCELASNKRSLSDSSSDNYNPEEDSTSSSSSCSSCSSSSDSTSESEDQNEITDNKLSKLFRKV from the exons ATGAACGCCCACAcggctaaaatatttgaaaacttgAGACAGTCACGTCTGGATTcagcaaaagaaaatgaacaGAAG ATACCAAAGAAAATTAATGAAGAATgcaatactaaacaaaaaaatggacCCGGAACATCAGACGTTTCTGCTTCTATACCAAATAATGAAAGAATACTGTGTCCATCGGTTTCAGAGAACCAACTAGAAG CGCAATCTTTAGTAGAGATTGTTGGTAGCTCCAGTAGGGGACCGACCTGCGATTGCGAACTGGCTTCAAACAAGAGAAGCCTTTCTGACTCTTCATCAGATAACTATAATCCCGAAGAAGACTCAACTTCTAGCAGTTCTTCCTGCTCTTCTTGTTCGAGCTCTAGCGATTCAACATCAGAATCAGAGGATCAAAATGAAATAACGGACAATAAATTGAGTAAGTTATTTAGAAAGGTGTGA